DNA sequence from the Juglans microcarpa x Juglans regia isolate MS1-56 chromosome 5S, Jm3101_v1.0, whole genome shotgun sequence genome:
TGTTTTCTTACCGTTGAGGGGACGACTCCCTCTGGGAAGGACTTCTCCAAAAACCAGTACTGTAGAACTTCTCCCACATTTCCTTCTCAAGCTTCATAACCTCCCTCTCCGATTCCTCCGTCTGCGCCGACTTCATCTCCAACATTAGTCCGTCAACGGCCACCACCGGGTGAATCTGTTTCCCGGTCTCGTCGATCCCGCACGAGCACCGGCGTCTCCGAGGTGGCAGCAGGCCCTTCTTTACCAGATGTTGCCGGCGTTTCTTCCTCATCGTGCGGCACAGCCCCGCCGGGAACTTGTAGATGGCCAGGTACAGAAGGTTCACGAGCCCGCATGGGCAGCAGCAGCACACAGCAGCGCACTCAGCGGTGGTACCGCCCGCTACCTCGGCGAGACGGCACCCCCCCGATGAGGCTTGGGTCGTTAGGAGCGGTTGGCGGCGGTTTGACGATTGCGGGCGAGGGATGAGTTGGCTAGACATAATTGGTTATCATCAGAGAAAAATGGGTACAAGAAATTGATAGGAAAGGCTGAGATTTTTATCGAATGGGGAGGGATTTTGGGGTATGGTTCAACGGAAAAAGGGTGGATTTCCAAGAAAAGGAATGGGCTTGATTCTTTGGTGGAGTCTCCTGGTTCAGCAATTTTCTTgatctgaaaattttattggcttcagaacaaaaaacaacaaaaggcTCTGATTTACAAAACCTTAACGATCCTCGAAAATCTCGGTCTCTTTTTTCTCAGAGCAGAGAATGAATTTGAAActcggaaaagaaaaaaaagttcttaATTTGGATCGTGAACGAGGGAGAGAATGAAGCTGTGGAGACTGAGAGGAAATCGATCGGTCGTCCCTT
Encoded proteins:
- the LOC121268016 gene encoding uncharacterized protein LOC121268016 isoform X4; translation: MSSQLIPRPQSSNRRQPLLTTQASSGGCRLAEVAGGTTAECAAVCCCCPCGLVNLLYLAIYKFPAGLCRTMRKKRRQHLVKKGLLPPRRRRCSCGIDETGKQIHPVVAVDGLMLEMKSAQTEESEREVMKLEKEMWEKFYSTGFWRSPSQRESSPQR
- the LOC121268016 gene encoding uncharacterized protein LOC121268016 isoform X2, encoding MSSQLIPRPQSSNRRQPLLTTQASSGGCRLAEVAGGTTAECAAVCCCCPCGLVNLLYLAIYKFPAGLCRTMRKKRRQHLVKKGLLPPRRRRCSCGIDETGKQIHPVVAVDGLMLEMKSAQTEESEREVMKLEKEMWEKFYSTGFWRSPSQRESSPQRAASVGATI
- the LOC121268016 gene encoding uncharacterized protein LOC121268016 isoform X3; amino-acid sequence: MSSQLIPRPQSSNRRQPLLTTQASSGGCRLAEVAGGTTAECAAVCCCCPCGLVNLLYLAIYKFPAGLCRTMRKKRRQHLVKKGLLPPRRRRCSCGIDETGKQIHPVVAVDGLMLEMKSAQTEESEREVMKLEKEMWEKFYSTGFWRSPSQRESSPQRASVGATI
- the LOC121268016 gene encoding uncharacterized protein LOC121268016 isoform X1 — its product is MSSQLIPRPQSSNRRQPLLTTQASSGGCRLAEVAGGTTAECAAVCCCCPCGLVNLLYLAIYKFPAGLCRTMRKKRRQHLVKKGLLPPRRRRCSCGIDETGKQIHPVVAVDGLMLEMKSAQTEESEREVMKLEKEMWEKFYSTGFWRSPSQRESSPQRWFLLFWDSVRYT